Proteins from one Chlorogloeopsis sp. ULAP01 genomic window:
- a CDS encoding DUF4168 domain-containing protein, with protein MNRSDCLFRKSSLAKIIFHSLLVSSLSIVSWVTTMFVWNTKVDAQSPSQTIPADKNPEIMGYSRALIKIESARQQAFENIKKIIGNREVPKMACNDPNSLNNIPSEARDIAVNYCNRSQEIVKENGLTPEQFNKITVELQNNEDLKRQIYNTLIHLQKNPNEK; from the coding sequence ATGAACAGATCTGATTGCCTTTTTCGCAAATCAAGCCTAGCTAAGATAATTTTTCACTCCTTACTTGTTAGTTCTCTTAGTATTGTTAGTTGGGTAACTACCATGTTTGTGTGGAATACAAAAGTGGATGCTCAAAGCCCATCACAAACTATCCCAGCAGATAAAAATCCCGAAATAATGGGCTACTCTAGAGCCCTCATCAAAATTGAGTCGGCACGTCAACAAGCTTTTGAAAACATCAAGAAAATAATTGGGAACAGAGAAGTTCCTAAAATGGCTTGTAACGATCCCAATAGCTTAAATAACATTCCCAGTGAGGCTAGAGATATAGCGGTCAACTACTGTAATCGTTCTCAAGAGATAGTTAAAGAAAATGGGCTAACACCTGAACAATTTAATAAAATTACTGTTGAGTTACAGAATAATGAAGACTTAAAACGTCAAATTTATAATACGTTAATTCATTTGCAAAAAAACCCTAATGAGAAATAA
- the holA gene encoding DNA polymerase III subunit delta, producing MPIYVYWGEDDFAIEKAITALRDRILDPLWTTFNYTAFPPEQSDAVIAGLNQAMTPPFGAGGRLVWLVNSTLCQHCPENVLSELTRTLPIIPEDSFLLLTSRSKPDERLKSTKLLKKFATEFREFSLIPPWKTELLLQSVQQAAQVVGVKLTPEAAQMLAEAVSNDTRLLYNELEKILLYTGGNNKPQDVDTVAQLVRNTNQNSLQLAAAIKIGDVAKALAILADLINACEPSLRIVATLIGQFRTWLWVKMIVESSEKNLQAIAQAAEVRNPKRIYFLQQEVKFLSVKQLIACLPLLLELEVSLKQGATEILTLQTKVIELCQVCQGK from the coding sequence ATGCCAATCTACGTTTACTGGGGTGAGGATGATTTTGCGATTGAAAAAGCAATTACCGCTTTGCGCGATCGCATCCTCGATCCTTTGTGGACAACTTTTAACTATACAGCTTTTCCGCCAGAGCAATCTGATGCCGTTATTGCTGGTTTAAATCAAGCTATGACACCACCATTTGGTGCTGGAGGACGCTTGGTGTGGCTTGTAAATTCTACACTGTGTCAGCATTGTCCAGAAAATGTCTTATCTGAATTGACACGCACTTTGCCAATCATTCCTGAAGATTCGTTTTTATTGCTGACAAGCCGTAGTAAACCTGATGAAAGACTGAAATCTACAAAGCTTTTAAAAAAATTTGCTACTGAATTTCGCGAATTCTCGCTGATTCCACCTTGGAAAACAGAACTGCTGCTACAATCAGTTCAACAAGCTGCTCAAGTTGTAGGCGTAAAATTAACTCCTGAAGCAGCGCAGATGTTAGCAGAAGCCGTAAGCAATGATACACGACTGCTGTACAATGAGCTAGAAAAAATACTACTGTATACTGGCGGCAACAACAAACCACAAGATGTAGACACCGTTGCCCAGCTAGTCAGAAACACCAATCAAAATAGCTTGCAACTAGCAGCTGCGATCAAAATAGGTGACGTAGCCAAAGCTTTAGCTATTTTGGCGGATCTCATTAATGCTTGTGAGCCATCTTTGCGCATAGTTGCCACACTCATTGGTCAATTTCGTACCTGGTTATGGGTAAAGATGATCGTGGAAAGTAGTGAAAAAAACTTACAAGCGATCGCCCAAGCTGCTGAAGTTAGGAACCCCAAGCGCATCTACTTTTTACAACAAGAAGTAAAATTCCTTTCTGTAAAGCAATTAATTGCTTGTTTACCTTTACTACTGGAGTTAGAAGTTAGTTTAAAGCAAGGAGCAACAGAGATATTAACCCTGCAAACGAAAGTAATTGAACTTTGTCAAGTATGCCAAGGAAAATAG
- the miaE gene encoding tRNA isopentenyl-2-thiomethyl-A-37 hydroxylase MiaE, which yields MFSSVLPTINILKQPTSANWVEQAISNLDTILLDHAQCERKAAGVALNLIFRYPSNARMVRELTKIAREELEHFEQVNQWLERRNIPMRPLTPPPYGAGLKAQIRPQESDRFLDSLLVSGLIEARSHERLGLLATHCPEPELATFYEGLMSSEARHFGIYWVLADTYFDREIVRQRLDELAVIESKLLANLHPEPRIHS from the coding sequence GTGTTTTCTTCTGTGTTGCCGACTATCAACATTTTGAAACAACCCACAAGTGCCAATTGGGTGGAGCAGGCCATATCAAATCTAGACACCATTCTCCTCGATCATGCTCAATGCGAACGCAAAGCTGCTGGTGTCGCTTTGAATTTGATTTTTCGCTACCCTTCTAATGCGCGGATGGTAAGAGAATTAACTAAAATTGCTCGTGAAGAACTAGAACATTTTGAGCAAGTGAATCAATGGCTAGAACGCCGGAATATACCCATGCGCCCCTTAACACCGCCTCCTTATGGTGCGGGTTTGAAAGCCCAAATTCGCCCTCAAGAAAGCGATCGCTTTTTGGATTCCTTGCTTGTGAGTGGTTTAATTGAAGCTCGCAGTCACGAACGCTTAGGATTATTGGCTACTCACTGCCCTGAGCCAGAATTGGCGACATTTTATGAAGGTTTGATGAGTTCAGAAGCGAGACACTTTGGTATATATTGGGTACTAGCTGATACTTATTTTGACCGTGAAATTGTCAGGCAACGCTTAGATGAACTAGCAGTGATTGAAAGTAAGTTACTGGCAAATTTACATCCTGAACCGAGAATTCACAGTTAG